Proteins from one Escherichia coli genomic window:
- the fis gene encoding DNA-binding transcriptional regulator Fis, with product MFEQRVNSDVLTVSTVNSQDQVTQKPLRDSVKQALKNYFAQLNGQDVNDLYELVLAEVEQPLLDMVMQYTRGNQTRAALMMGINRGTLRKKLKKYGMN from the coding sequence ATGTTCGAACAACGCGTAAATTCTGACGTACTGACCGTTTCTACCGTTAACTCTCAGGATCAGGTAACCCAAAAACCCCTGCGTGACTCGGTTAAACAGGCACTGAAGAACTATTTTGCTCAACTGAACGGTCAGGATGTGAATGACCTCTATGAGCTGGTACTGGCTGAAGTAGAACAGCCCCTGTTGGACATGGTGATGCAATACACCCGTGGTAACCAGACCCGTGCTGCGCTGATGATGGGCATCAACCGTGGTACGCTGCGTAAAAAATTGAAAAAATACGGCATGAACTAA
- the dusB gene encoding tRNA dihydrouridine synthase DusB has product MRIGQYQLRNRLIAAPMAGITDRPFRTLCYEMGAGLTVSEMMSSNPQVWESDKSRLRMVHIDEPGIRTVQIAGSDPKEMADAARINVESGAQIIDINMGCPAKKVNRKLAGSALLQYPDVVKSILTEVVNAVDVPVTLKIRTGWAPEHRNCEEIAQLAEDCGIQALTIHGRTRACLFNGEAEYDSIRAVKQKVSIPVIANGDITDPLKARAVLDYTGADALMIGRAAQGRPWIFREIQHYLDTGELLPPLPLAEVKRLLCAHVRELHDFYGPAKGYRIARKHVSWYLQEHAPNDQFRRTFNAIEDASEQLEALEAYFENFA; this is encoded by the coding sequence ATGCGCATCGGACAATATCAGCTCAGAAATCGCCTGATCGCAGCGCCCATGGCTGGCATTACAGACAGACCTTTTCGGACGTTGTGCTACGAGATGGGAGCCGGATTGACAGTATCCGAGATGATGTCTTCTAACCCACAGGTTTGGGAAAGCGACAAATCTCGTTTACGGATGGTGCACATTGATGAACCCGGTATTCGCACCGTGCAAATTGCCGGTAGCGATCCGAAAGAAATGGCGGATGCAGCACGTATTAACGTGGAAAGCGGTGCCCAGATTATTGATATCAATATGGGTTGCCCGGCTAAAAAAGTGAATCGCAAGCTCGCAGGTTCAGCCCTCTTGCAGTACCCGGATGTCGTTAAATCGATCCTTACCGAGGTCGTCAATGCAGTGGACGTTCCTGTTACCCTGAAGATTCGCACCGGCTGGGCGCCGGAACACCGTAACTGCGAAGAGATTGCCCAACTGGCTGAAGACTGTGGCATTCAGGCTCTGACCATTCATGGCCGAACACGCGCCTGTTTGTTCAATGGAGAAGCTGAGTACGACAGTATTCGGGCAGTTAAGCAGAAAGTTTCCATTCCGGTTATCGCGAATGGCGACATTACTGACCCGCTTAAAGCCAGAGCTGTGCTCGACTATACAGGGGCGGATGCCCTGATGATAGGCCGCGCAGCTCAGGGAAGACCCTGGATCTTTCGGGAAATCCAGCATTATCTGGACACTGGGGAGTTGCTGCCCCCGCTGCCTTTGGCAGAGGTTAAGCGCTTGCTTTGCGCGCACGTTCGGGAACTGCATGACTTTTATGGTCCGGCAAAAGGGTACCGAATTGCACGTAAACACGTTTCCTGGTATCTCCAGGAACACGCTCCAAATGACCAGTTTCGGCGCACATTCAACGCCATTGAGGATGCCAGCGAACAGCTGGAGGCGTTGGAGGCATACTTCGAAAATTTTGCGTAA
- the prmA gene encoding 50S ribosomal protein L11 methyltransferase: MPWIQLKLNTTGANAEELSDALMEAGAVSITFQDTHDTPVFEPLPGETRLWGDTDVIGLFDAETDMNEVVAILENHPLLGAGFAHKIEQLEDKDWEREWMDNFHPMRFGERLWICPSWRDVPDENAVNVMLDPGLAFGTGTHPTTSLCLQWLDSLDLTGKTVIDFGCGSGILAIAALKLGAAKAIGIDIDPQAIQASRDNAERNGVSDRLELYLPKDQPEEMKADVVVANILAGPLRELAPLISVLPVSGGLLGLSGILASQAESVCEAYADSFALDPVVENEEWCRITGRKN; encoded by the coding sequence ATGCCTTGGATCCAACTGAAACTGAACACTACCGGCGCGAATGCTGAAGAACTTAGCGATGCGCTGATGGAAGCGGGTGCCGTTTCTATCACTTTTCAGGATACCCACGATACGCCTGTATTTGAGCCGCTTCCGGGCGAAACGCGCCTGTGGGGCGACACCGATGTGATTGGTCTGTTCGATGCTGAAACCGACATGAATGAAGTCGTGGCGATTCTGGAGAATCATCCGCTGCTCGGCGCAGGCTTCGCGCACAAAATCGAACAACTGGAAGATAAAGACTGGGAGCGCGAATGGATGGATAATTTCCACCCGATGCGCTTTGGTGAACGACTGTGGATCTGCCCAAGCTGGCGTGATGTGCCGGACGAAAACGCCGTTAACGTGATGTTAGACCCAGGGCTGGCGTTTGGTACAGGGACTCATCCAACCACCTCTCTGTGCCTGCAATGGCTCGACAGCCTCGATTTAACCGGTAAAACAGTCATCGACTTTGGCTGCGGTTCCGGCATTCTGGCTATCGCGGCGCTGAAACTGGGTGCAGCAAAAGCCATTGGTATTGATATTGATCCGCAGGCGATTCAGGCCAGCCGCGACAACGCCGAACGTAATGGCGTTTCTGACCGTCTGGAACTCTACCTACCTAAAGATCAACCAGAAGAAATGAAAGCCGACGTGGTGGTCGCTAACATCCTTGCAGGCCCATTACGTGAACTGGCACCGTTAATCAGCGTCCTGCCGGTTTCAGGTGGCTTGCTGGGCCTTTCCGGTATTCTGGCAAGCCAGGCAGAGAGCGTTTGTGAAGCTTATGCCGACAGCTTCGCTCTGGACCCGGTCGTGGAAAACGAAGAGTGGTGCCGCATTACCGGTCGTAAGAATTAA
- the panF gene encoding sodium/pantothenate symporter — translation MQLEVILPLVAYLVVVFGISVYAMRKRNTGTFLNEYFLGSRSMGGIVLAMTLTATYISASSFIGGPGAAYKYGLGWVLLAMIQLPAVWLSLGILGKKFAILARRYNAVTLNDMLFARYQSRLLVWLASLSLLVAFVGAMTVQFIGGARLLETAAGIPYETGLLIFGISIALYTAFGGFRASVLNDTMQGLVMLIGTIVLLIGVVHAAGGLSNAVETLQTIDPQLVTPQGADDILSPAFMTSFWVLVCFGVIGLPHTAVRCISYKDSKAVHRGIIIGTIVVAILMFGMHLAGALGRAVIPDLTVPDLVIPTLMVKVLPPFAAGIFLAAPMAAIMSTINAQLLQSSATIIKDLYLNIRPDQMQNETRLKRMSAVITLVLGALLLLAAWKPPEMIIWLNLLAFGGLEAVFLWPLVLGLYWERANAKGALSAMIVGGVLYAVLATLNIQYLGFHPIVPSLLLSLLAFLVGNRFGTSVPQATVLTTDK, via the coding sequence ATGCAGCTTGAAGTGATTCTACCGCTGGTCGCCTATCTGGTGGTGGTGTTCGGGATTTCAGTTTATGCAATGCGTAAACGGAACACCGGCACCTTCCTTAATGAGTATTTCCTCGGTAGCCGCTCTATGGGCGGTATTGTGCTGGCGATGACGCTCACCGCGACCTATATCAGTGCCAGTTCGTTTATCGGCGGGCCAGGAGCTGCTTATAAATACGGCCTGGGTTGGGTATTGCTGGCAATGATTCAGCTACCTGCGGTCTGGCTTTCGCTCGGTATTCTTGGCAAGAAGTTCGCGATTCTCGCGCGCCGCTACAATGCGGTGACGCTGAACGATATGCTGTTTGCCCGCTACCAGAGTCGCCTGCTGGTGTGGCTGGCGAGTTTGAGTTTGCTGGTTGCGTTCGTTGGTGCGATGACCGTGCAGTTTATCGGCGGTGCGCGCCTGCTGGAAACCGCGGCGGGTATCCCTTATGAAACAGGTTTGCTGATTTTTGGCATCAGCATTGCGCTCTATACCGCCTTTGGCGGCTTTCGCGCCAGCGTGCTGAACGACACCATGCAAGGGTTGGTGATGCTGATTGGCACCATTGTGCTGCTTATTGGCGTAGTCCATGCTGCTGGCGGCTTAAGCAATGCAGTAGAGACGCTGCAAACCATCGATCCGCAACTGGTTACGCCACAAGGCGCTGACGATATTCTGTCACCTGCGTTTATGACGTCGTTCTGGGTGCTGGTGTGTTTTGGCGTGATTGGCCTGCCGCATACTGCGGTGCGCTGTATCTCTTATAAAGACAGCAAAGCCGTACATCGGGGGATCATCATCGGTACGATTGTGGTCGCAATCCTGATGTTCGGTATGCACCTGGCCGGAGCGTTAGGTCGGGCGGTGATCCCCGATCTCACCGTACCGGACCTGGTGATCCCGACGTTGATGGTAAAAGTGCTGCCACCGTTTGCTGCCGGGATCTTCCTGGCTGCACCTATGGCTGCGATCATGTCGACGATCAATGCCCAGTTGCTGCAAAGTTCCGCTACGATCATTAAAGATCTCTATCTGAATATCCGTCCGGATCAAATGCAAAACGAGACGCGTCTGAAGCGGATGTCGGCGGTGATCACGTTGGTTCTCGGTGCGTTGCTGCTGCTTGCCGCCTGGAAGCCGCCAGAAATGATCATCTGGCTGAATTTGCTGGCCTTCGGTGGGCTGGAAGCCGTTTTCCTGTGGCCGCTGGTGCTGGGTCTTTACTGGGAACGCGCCAACGCCAAAGGCGCGCTAAGTGCGATGATCGTTGGCGGCGTACTGTATGCCGTACTCGCGACGCTGAATATTCAGTACCTGGGCTTCCACCCTATCGTGCCCTCGTTACTACTAAGTTTGCTGGCTTTCCTGGTCGGAAACCGTTTCGGTACATCCGTCCCGCAAGCTACCGTTTTGACTACTGATAAATAA
- the yhdT gene encoding YhdT family protein has protein sequence MDTRFVQAHKEARWALGLTLLYLAVWLVSAYLPGVTPGFTGFPRWFEMACILTPLLFIGLCWAMVKFIYRDIPLEDDDAA, from the coding sequence GTGGACACTCGTTTTGTTCAGGCCCATAAAGAGGCGCGCTGGGCGCTGGGGCTGACCCTTTTGTATCTGGCGGTATGGTTAGTATCCGCTTACTTACCTGGCGTTACCCCCGGTTTTACCGGCTTTCCACGCTGGTTTGAGATGGCTTGCATCCTGACGCCGCTGCTGTTTATTGGACTGTGCTGGGCGATGGTGAAATTTATCTATCGCGATATCCCGCTGGAGGATGACGATGCAGCTTGA
- a CDS encoding sugar kinase, giving the protein MGELLAEFLSRNPHQKFTQPGEFIGPFPSGAPAIFAAQVAKLSHRAIFFGCVGNDDFGRLIVERLRHEGVITDGIHVMNNAVTGTAFVSYQNPQQRDFVFNIPNSACGLFTAEHIDKDLLKQCNHLHIVGSSLFSFRMIDVMRKAITTIKSAGGTVSFDPNIRKEMLSIPEMAQALDYLIEYTDIFIPSESELPFFARHKNLSEEQIVSDLLHGGVKHVAIKRAQRGASYYKLKNGTLHAKHVAGHDIEIIDPTGAGDCFGATFVTLFLSGIPAHKALQYANASGALAVMQQGPMEGVSSLADIEDFLQEH; this is encoded by the coding sequence ATGGGCGAATTGCTGGCCGAGTTTTTGTCCCGCAACCCACATCAAAAATTCACTCAGCCGGGGGAGTTTATCGGGCCATTTCCTAGCGGTGCGCCTGCAATTTTTGCAGCTCAAGTGGCAAAACTGTCCCATCGGGCCATCTTCTTCGGATGTGTTGGTAATGATGATTTTGGCCGACTCATTGTAGAACGTCTTCGTCATGAAGGTGTCATTACCGATGGGATCCACGTGATGAACAATGCCGTGACAGGTACGGCGTTCGTAAGTTATCAAAATCCACAGCAGCGGGATTTCGTCTTTAATATCCCTAACAGCGCCTGCGGTTTGTTTACTGCCGAGCACATTGATAAGGATCTGCTAAAACAGTGTAACCATCTGCATATTGTGGGCTCATCATTGTTCTCATTTCGCATGATCGATGTCATGCGTAAAGCAATAACGACGATCAAATCGGCTGGCGGCACCGTTTCTTTCGATCCCAATATTCGCAAAGAGATGCTGAGTATTCCTGAAATGGCGCAGGCTCTCGATTATTTGATTGAATATACGGATATTTTTATCCCCAGCGAAAGCGAACTCCCTTTCTTCGCGCGTCACAAAAATCTGTCAGAAGAACAGATTGTTAGCGATCTTCTCCACGGCGGCGTAAAACATGTGGCGATAAAACGCGCCCAGCGTGGGGCCAGCTATTACAAGCTTAAAAACGGAACATTACACGCCAAGCATGTTGCAGGCCACGATATCGAAATAATCGATCCAACGGGTGCAGGCGACTGCTTTGGCGCAACGTTTGTCACTCTTTTCTTATCCGGTATCCCGGCACACAAGGCGCTGCAATATGCAAATGCCAGCGGCGCGCTCGCGGTAATGCAGCAAGGTCCGATGGAAGGGGTATCCTCACTGGCTGACATTGAAGACTTTTTGCAGGAGCACTGA
- a CDS encoding DeoR/GlpR family DNA-binding transcription regulator, with protein MKSVNVPRKSSNLLKRRLKIAEIVATQGEIKVDDLSAQLGVSGVTIRGDLSYLEQQGYLKRSFGGAIATPLSSEPEAIQPIAPLSLAQQMEIARHCARLIRDRDTLFLGHGTICRKIIPLLSEVKKLRLITNDPEHALLANQFIDGEIILAGSEMLRPDTALAGKPLEQALQHFTITHSILEISHLDADGTLNINVPRLAAAWQLCFDNAQNKTVIVAADPAPSTAAIGHLHQAENVIVSRSINEQYQQQLQSADFVILYTSNECFTWSNRERLQE; from the coding sequence ATGAAGAGTGTTAACGTGCCGAGAAAATCGTCTAACCTACTGAAACGAAGATTAAAAATTGCAGAAATTGTTGCCACCCAGGGTGAAATCAAAGTTGATGACTTATCTGCGCAACTTGGTGTCTCTGGCGTGACAATCCGCGGCGATCTCAGTTATCTGGAGCAACAGGGATATTTAAAGCGATCATTTGGCGGTGCTATTGCGACACCACTCTCCTCTGAACCAGAAGCGATACAACCGATCGCGCCATTGTCTCTGGCACAACAAATGGAAATAGCACGACATTGCGCACGGTTAATTCGCGATCGTGACACGCTATTTCTTGGACATGGGACAATCTGCCGTAAGATCATTCCATTGCTCAGCGAAGTGAAAAAACTGCGTCTGATCACCAACGATCCCGAACATGCGCTGCTGGCAAATCAGTTTATTGATGGCGAAATAATACTGGCTGGCAGTGAAATGCTGCGCCCCGACACCGCACTGGCCGGAAAACCGCTCGAACAGGCACTTCAGCATTTCACCATTACACACAGCATTCTGGAAATCAGCCATCTGGATGCTGATGGTACTTTAAATATCAACGTTCCCAGACTTGCCGCTGCCTGGCAGCTCTGTTTCGATAATGCCCAGAATAAGACGGTTATCGTTGCCGCCGATCCTGCGCCATCAACGGCTGCCATTGGACATTTGCATCAGGCAGAAAATGTGATCGTCAGCCGCAGCATTAACGAACAATATCAGCAACAATTGCAGTCGGCTGATTTCGTTATCCTTTATACCAGTAATGAGTGCTTTACCTGGTCCAATCGCGAAAGGCTTCAGGAATGA
- a CDS encoding tagatose bisphosphate family class II aldolase: MYIISSKNMLKKAQSEGYAVPAFNIHNLETLQVVVESAAQLRSPVMLAGTPGTYRYGGVGSLISLVQSLAREYNLPLVLHLDHHEECDDIFNKVRAGIRSVMIDGSHLPFEDNIARVQEVTAFCHRFDVSVEAELGRLGGQEDDLLVDEKDSAYTSPAAAAEFVQRAQIDSLAVAIGTAHGLYAHEPRLDFVRLEQIRQLVEIPLVLHGASGLSEQDVQLCIRHGICKVNVATELKIAFADALKGYFYNNPAANDPRHYMQPAKAAMKEVVTRIIGVCGSEGKI; encoded by the coding sequence ATGTACATCATTTCAAGCAAAAACATGCTGAAAAAAGCCCAGTCAGAGGGATATGCCGTCCCTGCTTTCAACATTCATAACCTTGAAACTTTACAGGTAGTTGTTGAGAGCGCTGCACAACTTCGCTCTCCCGTTATGCTGGCGGGAACACCGGGTACTTATCGTTATGGCGGCGTGGGAAGTTTGATTTCGTTAGTACAATCGCTGGCTCGCGAGTACAACCTACCGTTAGTCCTGCATCTCGATCATCATGAAGAGTGTGATGACATTTTTAACAAGGTCCGCGCAGGGATCCGTTCTGTCATGATTGATGGTTCCCATTTGCCATTTGAAGACAACATTGCGCGAGTGCAAGAAGTTACCGCCTTTTGCCATCGCTTTGATGTTAGCGTTGAGGCCGAGCTAGGGCGTCTTGGCGGTCAGGAGGACGATCTGCTGGTGGATGAAAAAGATTCAGCTTATACCTCACCAGCCGCAGCTGCAGAGTTTGTTCAACGTGCCCAAATTGACTCTCTGGCGGTAGCAATAGGCACTGCACATGGTTTATATGCGCATGAACCACGTCTGGATTTTGTGCGGCTGGAACAAATTCGCCAGCTGGTGGAAATTCCGCTGGTGTTGCATGGAGCTTCAGGCCTATCGGAACAGGACGTTCAGCTCTGTATTCGCCACGGTATTTGTAAAGTAAATGTCGCGACAGAATTGAAAATTGCGTTTGCCGATGCGTTAAAAGGATATTTCTACAACAATCCAGCGGCAAATGATCCTCGTCATTATATGCAGCCGGCAAAGGCCGCTATGAAGGAAGTTGTAACCCGCATTATTGGCGTCTGTGGCAGTGAAGGAAAAATTTAA
- a CDS encoding substrate-binding domain-containing protein: MKNIKLLGSAMMVSLALFSQSSLAKEYKIGASLLTQQHPFYIDLANAMKEEAKKDNVNLSVSIANQDLNKQLSDVEDFITKKVDAIIISPVDSKGVQAAIIKADKAGIPVITVDVAAEGVPVVSHVATDNYAGGVEAGKLMGKLLNGKGTVAIISYPALQSVVARVDGFKKGLSDTPDIKIVAEQPGITRAEALTTAQNIMQANANLNGLFGFGDDAALAAVIAAKSAHNDNIKIIGFDGMKEARDAVDSEKTFAAVIRQYPDQMGAKAIDAAVDHLNGKPVEKMIPVQPGVYTGK, from the coding sequence ATGAAAAATATTAAATTACTTGGTTCCGCTATGATGGTGAGCCTGGCATTGTTCTCGCAAAGTTCATTGGCAAAAGAGTATAAAATTGGTGCGTCATTATTAACACAGCAACATCCTTTCTATATTGATCTTGCGAATGCCATGAAAGAAGAGGCAAAAAAAGACAATGTCAATTTAAGTGTCTCTATTGCCAATCAGGATTTAAACAAACAACTTTCTGATGTTGAGGATTTTATTACTAAAAAGGTAGATGCCATTATTATCTCTCCGGTCGATTCGAAAGGTGTCCAGGCAGCGATAATTAAAGCCGATAAGGCTGGTATTCCCGTTATCACCGTTGACGTTGCCGCAGAAGGCGTTCCGGTCGTATCGCATGTTGCGACCGATAACTACGCGGGAGGCGTTGAAGCTGGTAAGTTAATGGGCAAACTTTTGAATGGTAAAGGTACTGTAGCCATTATTTCTTATCCTGCACTACAATCGGTGGTTGCACGCGTTGATGGCTTTAAGAAAGGATTAAGCGATACGCCGGATATTAAAATTGTTGCGGAACAGCCTGGTATTACGCGCGCTGAAGCGTTAACGACTGCGCAAAATATTATGCAGGCCAACGCCAACCTTAATGGTCTGTTTGGCTTTGGTGATGATGCGGCGTTGGCAGCGGTTATCGCAGCGAAATCTGCGCATAACGACAACATCAAAATCATTGGTTTTGACGGCATGAAAGAAGCGCGTGATGCCGTTGACAGTGAAAAAACGTTTGCGGCCGTGATTCGGCAATATCCCGATCAAATGGGTGCTAAAGCCATTGATGCCGCTGTTGATCACCTCAATGGTAAACCGGTAGAGAAAATGATCCCGGTACAACCCGGCGTTTATACAGGTAAATAA